A portion of the Melanotaenia boesemani isolate fMelBoe1 chromosome 2, fMelBoe1.pri, whole genome shotgun sequence genome contains these proteins:
- the slc5a11 gene encoding sodium/myo-inositol cotransporter 2 codes for MSFDYAAGKQAAPSTTMPSPQVSSPRVSNTLVTGDIVVLVVYFLLVLAVGFWSMWRTKRSTVDGYFLAGKSMTWWPVGASLFASNIGSGHFIGLAGSGAAAGIGAIAYEWNGMLMVLLLGWLFLPIYISSGVTTMPEYLQKRFGGRRIQLFIAVLYLFIYIFTKISVDMYAGAVFIQLALQMNIYLAVVLLLSVTAIYTVAGGLAAVIYTDAAQTAIMLAGALTLMVFSFVEVGGWNVLMEEYTKAIPSIRVPNSTCGIPRGDAFHIFRDPVNSDLPWPGVIIGMSIPSMWYWCSDQVIVQRSLAAKNLTHAKGGSLLAAYLKILPFFAIMLPGMISRILYTDEVACADPDLCKQICGNPVGCSDIAYAKLVLELLPVGLRGLMMAVMIAALMSSLTSIFNSSSTIFTMDLWRSFRSCASEWELMIVGRVFVLVLVVVSVLWIPVVQASQGGQLFIYIQSISTYLQPPVSIVFLMGCFWKRVNEKGAFLGLTVGLIIGCIRMLLDFIYPAPLCYEEDDRPGVLKYVHYLYFSMLLSVITVFVVVVVSLTTEAPAPEQISRLMWFTRFDPVQPKVEQRSINLNVITIQTSETNVAATEPESSNGQPHRHRSDSSVSSTHNQSRLMSVLYWLCGMERRRDGDNDPVTPPEPEQAICSLEEKTSLRRVVDINLIICLSVAAFIIGYWA; via the exons TCTATGTGGAGGACAAAACGCAGCACTGTGGATGGATACTTCTTGGCTGGGAAAAGTATGACCTGGTGGCCA gtCGGGGCTTCACTGTTTGCCAGCAACATTGGAAGTGGGCACTTTATTGGTCTGGCAGGGTctggagctgcagcaggaaTTGGGGCAATTGCATATGAATGGAAT GGTATGTTGATGGTGCTGCTGTTGGGATGGCTCTTCCTGCCCATTTATATTTCCTCTGGG GTGACAACCATGCCAGAGTATTTGCAGAAGCGGTTTGGTGGAAGAAGAATACAATTATTTATAgctgttttgtacttatttatttacatcttcACAAAAATATCG GTGGACATGTATGCAGGTGCAGTGTTTATTCAGCTCGCTTTACAAATGAATATCTACTTGGCTGTGGTTCTGTTGCTGTCAGTCACTGCTATCTACACTGTAGCAG GTGGTCTGGCTGCAGTCATCTACACAGATGCAGCTCAGACTGCCATCATGCTGGCAGGAGCTCTCACCCTCATGGTTTTCA GCTTCGTGGAGGTTGGAGGGTGGAATGTTCTAATGGAGGAATACACTAAGGCCATTCCCTCGATCCGTGTGCCTAACTCAACCTGTGGTATTCCACGAGGTGATGCTTTCCACATATTCAGAGACCCTGTGAACTCGGACCTGCCTTGGCCTGGTGTTATCATAGGCATGTCCATCCCCTCCATGTGGTACTGGTGTTCTGATCAG GTGATTGTGCAGCGTTCTCTAGCTGCCAAAAACCTGACCCATGCAAAAGGTGGCTCCCTGTTGGCTGCATACCTCAAGATCCTGCCTTTTTTCGCTATCATGCTCCCAGGCATGATCAGCAGGATTCTCTATACAG ATGAAGTGGCATGTGCAGACCCTGACCTGTGCAAGCAAATTTGTGGCAACCCTGTTGGTTGCTCAGATATTGCTTATGCCAAACTGGTCTTGGAGCTGCTACCTGTAG GACTGCGGGGCCTAATGATGGCTGTAATGATTGCTGCACTCATGTCGTCTCTGACCTCCATCTTCAACAGTTCCAGCACTATTTTTACCATGGACCTATGGAGGAGTTTCAGATCCTGTGCTTCTGAATGGGAGCTCATGATTGTGGGCAG AGTATTTGTGCTCGTATTGGTGGTGGTGTCTGTGCTGTGGATCCCTGTCGTCCAAGCTAGTCAAGGTGGCCAGCTATTCATCTATATCCAGTCCATCAGTACTTACCTGCAGCCACCAGTCTCTATTGTCTTCCTCATGGGTTGCTTCTGGAAGAGGGTTAATGAGAAG GGTGCATTCTTGGGCCTAACTGTAGGACTCATTATTGGCTGCATACGCATGTTGTTGGACTTCATCTACCCTGCACCCCTGTGCTATGAAGAAGATGACAGGCCAGGGGTGCTGAAATACGTCCATTACCTCTACTTTTCCATGTTGCTGTCAGTCATAACTGTATTTGTGGTGGTTGTAGTCAGCCTGACTACTGAGGCACCAGCTCCAGAGCAG attagTCGTCTCATGTGGTTTACACGGTTTGACCCAGTGCAGCCTAAAGTGGAGCAGAGAAGCATTAACTTAAATGTGATCACTATTCAAACAAGTGAGACAAACGTTGCAGCTACAGAGCCTGAGAGCAGCAATGGACAACCACATCGTCACAGGAGCG ACTCATCTGTATCCAGCACCCACAATCAGTCCAGGTTGATGTCTGTCCTCTATTGGCTGTGTGGGATGGAGAGACGGAGGGATGGAGACAATGATCCTGTGACTCCTCCTGAACCTGAACAGGCGATCTGTAGTTTAGAAGAAAAGACAAGTCTACGACGAGTGGTGGACATTAACCTCATAATTTGCCTCTCTGTGGCTGCTTTTATTATTGGTTACTGGGCATGA